The following proteins are encoded in a genomic region of Acidobacteriota bacterium:
- a CDS encoding aldo/keto reductase yields the protein MNTFATQPNRNLLRQESVPSQVTQSKQTVPSSLTTDGQSRRAIPESLNQSPQVQTQLQLQNSLNHSPRTALQAKFAQALTNRDQPLQRMCDTCSEEEKKVKSKLSETIEDENAVTQTKSANQTGLSHSNENVVQLMKTNEIQLTPQLKPVHPNIIYRIPVGAANLPPVYRYGKFVGRSGGALMGLYLFKDKTGVFPVVGGTEIEISSGESLEENQTAFGLDERNEEQIKAAVEAGYRVFDAAESYGNTDVLAKVLAESPNLNRNDVKIVYKFRPGEPAQAIYEKLKGVAEKFGGYLDVVLLHDVEESQQNIEGAFKAIQVLKQEGIVKAVGASNVKADSETFAKIASAEDEQNSIYKVDVLSNRFSPKGPDEKIREFAKSRGITYLGFGLMGGVVKDEQFQKWAQELGYTASQLLFAWAQAHGTIPVASSKDTELIGQNFLQAQTPVPLEVVQQVEEYWAKRREEAQGLGDEVLGEIPPHISKLLAGSQIEKFALGQIDDSTWRSQASNKQTPIGKNVFFLTAMLQDPPAKVPPLQSIRNDLWGKSVSDLVSGLATSNSCNTLFCIDAILKSLRYPGNFQNL from the coding sequence ATGAATACCTTTGCGACACAGCCAAATCGGAACCTGCTCCGGCAAGAATCCGTGCCCTCTCAAGTCACCCAAAGCAAACAAACTGTGCCCAGTTCCCTAACCACTGATGGTCAGAGCCGACGAGCCATTCCTGAATCGTTAAATCAAAGTCCTCAAGTGCAAACCCAGCTTCAGCTTCAAAACTCCTTGAACCACAGCCCACGCACTGCCCTTCAAGCCAAATTTGCGCAAGCGCTAACCAATCGGGACCAGCCACTCCAGCGGATGTGCGATACCTGTTCCGAAGAGGAAAAAAAGGTAAAATCCAAACTATCGGAAACCATTGAAGACGAAAATGCTGTCACTCAAACCAAATCAGCCAATCAAACAGGTTTATCCCACTCAAATGAGAATGTGGTGCAGTTGATGAAGACCAATGAAATACAGCTCACTCCACAATTAAAACCGGTTCATCCAAACATTATTTACCGAATTCCAGTTGGCGCGGCAAACCTCCCGCCAGTCTACCGCTATGGGAAGTTTGTTGGGCGGTCAGGAGGCGCGTTGATGGGGTTGTACCTGTTTAAAGACAAAACGGGGGTGTTCCCGGTGGTCGGCGGGACGGAAATTGAAATCTCCAGCGGCGAATCATTGGAGGAAAACCAGACGGCTTTCGGCCTTGACGAACGCAATGAAGAACAAATCAAAGCAGCGGTGGAGGCCGGCTATCGGGTGTTTGATGCGGCTGAATCCTATGGGAACACCGATGTTTTGGCCAAAGTGCTGGCAGAATCCCCGAATCTGAATCGCAACGATGTCAAAATTGTTTACAAATTCAGACCTGGTGAACCGGCTCAAGCGATCTATGAAAAACTAAAAGGGGTCGCGGAAAAGTTTGGTGGGTATCTGGATGTCGTTTTACTTCACGATGTTGAGGAAAGCCAGCAAAACATTGAGGGAGCGTTCAAAGCGATTCAGGTTCTTAAACAGGAAGGCATTGTCAAAGCAGTTGGTGCCAGTAATGTCAAAGCTGATTCCGAAACGTTTGCAAAGATTGCCTCAGCGGAAGATGAACAGAATTCGATTTATAAAGTTGATGTTCTTTCCAATCGCTTTTCACCGAAGGGACCCGATGAAAAAATCAGAGAATTTGCCAAATCCAGAGGAATCACCTATTTAGGGTTTGGCCTTATGGGCGGTGTCGTCAAGGACGAACAATTCCAGAAGTGGGCTCAAGAACTCGGATATACCGCCAGTCAACTTCTGTTTGCTTGGGCCCAGGCTCACGGCACGATCCCGGTTGCTTCGTCAAAGGATACAGAATTGATTGGTCAGAACTTTCTCCAGGCACAAACTCCGGTTCCCTTGGAAGTCGTTCAGCAGGTTGAAGAATACTGGGCCAAACGAAGAGAAGAAGCACAAGGGCTGGGCGATGAAGTGCTTGGTGAAATACCACCCCATATATCGAAATTACTTGCCGGAAGCCAGATTGAAAAATTTGCGCTTGGTCAAATTGACGATAGTACCTGGAGAAGTCAGGCATCGAATAAACAAACTCCGATTGGGAAAAATGTCTTCTTTCTGACGGCGATGCTGCAAGACCCTCCGGCGAAGGTCCCTCCACTCCAAAGTATTCGCAACGATCTGTGGGGGAAATCAGTCTCAGACCTGGTTTCAGGTCTTGCGACCTCAAATAGTTGCAACACCTTGTTTTGTATTGATGCCATCTTGAAATCACTTCGCTATCCCGGCAATTTCCAAAATCTCTAA